The genome window CATCTATACAGAATGACTTACTTGTGCCAAGCATACTTGGTAGCGAATGCAGAACTCCACGATgacggagtcaagctctccatTCAAAGAGAACGGCCCTAAAGTGAAGGGGTACGTATAAAaatacgtaaaacccttcttgggtaaggttatcTGCTCTTCCAGATCAGGTTCGATAATATCTAGATCTTGGAAATGGCAATCTTCCTTCACAATAGGAATActagaaggacggatggaagaagggtatACGCTAACGGACTATGTACGAGGGTGAGCGGAAGGATACTTTTCTTCGAAGTCCTTAGTCGTGACAATACTCGTTGGGATGATGGTGATTACCGTATGAGGAGCAGCGTCAAGCTTTACCTTTGTTCTTTAAGGAACTAGGGTTTCTGGAAGAAGAGGCCATTTTTTATCAGAAAAGGAGGACAATTTTCTCTCATGAAGAAGGTTAAAGAAATCTTGAAGACAGAGTACGAGTTGAGTAAAGAGAGTTGGAGAAAGTTTGAAGaattatgaagtgtaaatgaagaagtttgatgcgtataagtaaaagaaTAAGTGGCTAAAATcatggccataattacctcgataaccagTAAAAGTGATGCTGAAttgtgggatgacgcgtgttcggggcattaaatgcggagagacgtgcgtctaatcaaccttCAGAAACTTTTCAAAGGGTGTCAGAGAATGTTTCACCAAGAAAAGTAtctctaccaacttcccggtgatacaaagttatgccaccggaaagcagggggactatctgtatggggtaaaatatgttcatattttatgatagCATGAAAAagcgacacgtggagccgaagacagAAGATAGTCAAATCCGAAGGCAATGATCTCGCTTATCAtcggagagaatgatactcataaagataaaataaataccGATATCCGGTAGCATGCAATGatgaatattctatagcattaagtgcATGATCCGTTAAAGAGAATATGTCATTCACTGTCCACCGTTATATATTCtttaatggccctcataattgtcattaaagagaggcttgatcctaggaccttgttccgaGGTGTAACTATAAATAATGAGCTTTATCATCATTGTAAGGGAGAATTTTCTAAGAAGCATACATTATACTCTATCACaagctcaataacattttactGTCTTGCTTATTTATATTGTTCTTACTGCTTCCAGAAGCTCTACGCCCGGGACTAAGATATCTGCCGATTCATTTCAATTTCAAGGCTAAGCCCTATATTTTTGTCTAAttcatatattatttttggatcaaattaattcacttgtctataaattacgtacaaattcaattgtaccgttttatgggtaaacacTTTCATACTGAGGAGCAAGGTGATAAACATTTAATCTTGGACTTGATATATTGGCAGTGTAAAGAATTTTTACACTATCACTTAATTTTAATAGGATATAAATAGATAATTATTTCACCCTCAAATTTACCATATCAAATTTTCTATGAGAGTTACTTATTATTATAGGTTAACTTAACCTGATTGTGTAAAATACATTAATAACTGAAGGCACATAGAATTTAAACTCTTCTTTCTTTAATTTTCAAATCGAAGGTTTAAGTCATGTCTAGAGTTTTTTGAATAATCAATGTTGACTCTTTGAAGgaaaataaatttaatttttatttatttggatTTCCCATTCGTTATTTGGTTCTTTAATCTCACCAATGAAAGAAATAACACAAAGTTGGCAACACCTAGTAGGAAGGCCGTAGGAATTGAAGATTCGATGAAACAGTTCATTGGTTTATCCAAAGATTTTGCGAGGTTAATAATTATCGTGCGTGGCCAGTAgagtattttatttcaattaattGGTTAACTTACCCATTAAATTAATCtatcacaaattaaagaaacaTATTTAAATCAGCACCAAAATGGGTGCGTCTACTTAATTTCGTCTGAGCATAGAAACATGcgattaattttattttattttccctttCTTGCAGTATAACCAAGCTAGAGGTGGGCATCGGTCGGTTCGATTCGGTTGTAAATATTATCGGTTTAGCGTATCGGTTATCGGTTTACAAATATGGTAAACCGATAACCGAAACGATAAGATATCGGTTATCGGTTAACCGGTTATCGACCATTATTAGTTTACCCGATATGATAACTCAATCTAGAGCTAagtaaaaaagagaagaaaattcaCATATAGTATACTAAGTTCTGCGTTCTGGCCACAACTAATATTTGAAGCTTCATTTTGGCAAATTTAAACAATTTGACAACATTTGCTTCTGCTTCTATACAGTACATCTGCAACTCTTCAACTCTTCTTATTAAATACCTCAACGTCAGTGGGCTCAGAGTAGATGAAGAAATAAAATCCAATAAAAAGACCAAGCAAGAATCCAATTTCAAAGCCAAGAATTCACAACAGTGCTAAATTGCAAGTCAAGCAAGTTGAGATTCTATTTCCATTAAACAATCAACAACAAAAGGTGGCATCAGATGACAATTAATAATTCTCCAATGCCTTCACAGGATGTGGACACAAAATCAAAAAAGGAATGTATAAAATAAACTATTGACATAACAACAACTTTCTATCATACGCCCTATAAATACAAGAAATTTAAGACTACTCATGAATCCCATTTCATTACAGTACATCTCCAAGTTTCAAGAACATCAATTAATTAATTCTTACTGCAAAAGCCAATTCAGAATACATcaagaaattgaaagtttcaaagctGCTCATGCATATAGCAAAAGCCCGAACTGCAGACAGTGAACTTTTTACTAGTCAAGCTCAATAACTGAGAtcacaaaagaaagcaaaagctaGGCAGTACAATAGCAGTTAACAGAaacataaataataattttttggTTTCCTGCCAAATCATAATCAAGAGCAACAAGAGTACTAGTAATTCAATAGTTGTCTAAAGTCCAAACACAACTGAAATAGTACTAATTCTTCAACAACAGTTGTCCAAATACATTAATAACAATACAAAGTAGTAGCAATTTCACCTTAAGATTAACGAGTCCAAACATAATACTAATAGTTCAAATTCAAGTTAACAAAACAACAACTACTCAATCATTATAGGCTTCACCAAATTGCGCTCCAAACAACCCTCAACATGCCTCATTAAAGACTTAGTATTAGTTTGTCGTGCATTGTAACATAAAACAAGATGACAATGACTACAATCTTACTTTACCATCCATCATCATCTTCTCTAATCCTTTCATAGTGACTCCAAACATGTGAGATAGCTTTGAGACCACAAAGTCGAGGCATGGTTACACCtattaaacataaaaaaaaaaaatattaagtcaaataaattCTTACCAATGCATACTATGTATTATATAAGTTGAATTAAACCAAAAAACAGTGACTTGTCAACTGAAATCAACCGAAACCCCAAATTACCAATATCGTTATCAACATAGCTATATAAGTAACGACAACTAAAAGCAAAGCACAATAGAACAATTATTATCAACATACCATTGCTTTCCCGCGTTCATCAATAGAACAATTATGTTTCTTCACTTTGCTTGTCTGTATCATACTCTGAAGGGACGAAACCTTTATAAGTTGAAGACTTTTAGATAGGTGAACCCGCAGATACTCTGGAGTACCTGCAATTCATTTTAGATATTCTTTAACAGTATTTCTTATTGTTTTTTTAATAGAGATGAAAGAATGACAAGGAAAGATTAGAAGTGCTTGCAGAGAAACACAAACGTGGAGAAGCAGCAAGATTTATTAGAgcaacaagaaaatcaaaatcgaTAAAGAATGCGGGTATCAAGATTTATCAACATAGTCACTGAAGAATGCGACCGAGAAAGAATAGGAAAGAATGAAGTGAAGCCCAAGCATATGTATATACTTAAGGGTAAAGTAGTAATTTCATTAATccttattgggttatcggttaaCCCATTAACAAAATTGGCAAACCGGGGTCcgaaccgataacccaatagtGAAAAAAATTTTAAACCGTTACCGAACCGTTAACCAAATACCGATAATCCAATAAATAATTAACAGTTCAGGTTATCGATTTTACCCGATATATGTCCAGTCCTAAACCAAGCTATTAGCTAGGTAGCTAGCATTACTAATCAGAGCCGCCTTAATTATTTGCTTCATTTAGGTCAGCCATTAACGTGGATTCTACATCTGACTATAACGGTTGTGCTCGCATAAATGTGTGTACATGCATCTCGATTATTTTATCGTATTTTCGTTAATATTCGTATCGGAACATGTAAAACCTGTTGTCTCCTTTAATTTACTTATTCATTTATTTTATGTTGTATATAAAACAACCTACTTCACTTTAACTATATATTACTTCAATCCAGAAGTGGAAGTAACTTGAAGGAATGGGGTTTAATTGAATTTCTTtcattaaaaaatatattataaacaagattaaaaaaaaaaaaaagagccatAGGAGAAACAAATTAAATTCCTCGCATAACAAGTAGACCATGAACTTATCTTCAACAAGTGATAACGACAACCTGGACCAGAGATGCAAAATATGTAAAAAGAAATGGAATGATTCTAAGATCTTAATTCGTACCAAAATACATCATCTGATCAAGAAATCATCGTCACAGGCATCATCGATCAGTTGTCTTAATCTGTTTCCCACTTTTGAACTCCGATCCCATGGAGAAATTAACCACCTTGTATTTGCATTTTTTGCTTGTCATATAGACCAATCCATTTTGAATCCAAGCTAATTTTTAACCTGTTTAATTTATTGATTTGACATGTCGTCCAAGTTTGATCCAATTCGTCCATTTGCCACCTCGAGCGAGCTACGTTTCAAGCCATGCTTCGTCTGCTCAAATTCTCAGCGATTTGGGCAAGGGATTGGAGGTTACATTTGACAATAGTGTCCACAAACACACATGTTTCTTCTTTAGTATTCCCATGTGGTATATCAACAACGTAGGATTCCACGACGATAGTACTAGTGCTCGTACTTCCATTGCAAGAAGAGGGATCGGAGTGGAGGGTGGTGACAGATCGGTAATTTTCCAGGCGGTGGTCCCCACCAACAACGCTGAAGCTGATGACATGGCGCTCCTCGTCAAGGATCTCGAGCCTCTCGGTGCTGCTAGCAGCGGGAGGGCCCGAGATGACGCGCACTTCGCGGAGGGTGCCCACGTCGCCGTCCCCAACGATGACGTGGCAGCTCTTGACGAAGTGTTTATAGGCTTGAGGGTTATCAAAACGGCGGACGACGGACCATACGGCAGAGACGGGGGCGGAGACGCGCTGGATCATGGCGGAGCAACACTGGTTTGGGCTAACGGAGTGAGTGTGGCATTTAACGACGGACTCCGGTACTTGTGCGGTACATGGTATTGGTGTATGTCTTTGTAGTTTTTTACAAGTGGTGGCGCCGGCGGAAGTTGTAGGGGTCGTGGTAGGGTTGACTCTTTGGAATAAAAGTGATGATTTTGGAGGATTTGGAggcattttttttttgttttgctgATTTCGTAGAAATGGTTGATCTGAAACAGGGAGAGTTTGAGGTTTACTTTCCAAGATTTTGTTTGGTTATAAGGCTTATATGAGGTGGTTCTTGTGTTGCGTTCTTTTGGGtgaatatataataaaatatatatccagttggtttaattttaatttatatagAAGTTTTTAATGGTACGAACGTTAAAAAAGAAAAGTACATTAAAATTTATGATCTTAAGGTGCAAAGATATTTCTGTGTAAGAGCATGTTGTTAAAGTAGATTTAACGAGTTTTCAAATATAACAATGTACTTACATTTTAAAATATATCACAAAAAAAacgtcatataaaaataaattgtaAAGGATAATTATATATTACATTTTAAAATATATCACAAAAAAacgtcatataaaaataaattgtaAAGGATAATTATATATTGTATTGATATGTATTATATTAAGACTTAAGGACAAGTCTCATGTAAGAAAGGGAATAATAGAGCTAAGAAAGAGAAGGAAGAGAGGTGGTTGGACTttgagaggaagaagagaggagATCGTtcatgtgtgtgtgtgggggggggggggggttgggggGTTAGTAAAATAGGAACAAGATGCTCTTTGTGAGCTTATTATATACGGAAAAGGGTCAGAAATACCCTTAACGTATTAGAAATGGCTCAAAAATACTCTCCTTCCACCTATGGGTTCAAATTTGCccttaatattatttttaggcttaaaaaTGCTCATCTCTTAACGGAAAGATGACATGGCATTGATGGACATTTTAACATTAAGGACAAATTTGAACACATAGGTGGAAGGAGGGCATTTTTGAGTCATTTCTAATATGTTAAGGGCATTTCTGGCCCTTTTCCGTTTTAATTAAAcatgtagcatttatttagtCTAGAAAAAAGTGAAttgtttttttttactaaaaactaaaaaaaataaaaatattatttttttcagttttttcaaaaacaactgctttaaaaaagctgaaaaatattttctaaaataatatttttgtaaaaactaaaaaaaaaaaaactgaaaagtaattttctaaagcaatttttttgtaaaagctggaaaaaaatatttcctcttcttcttccttccttATTTGTCCATATGCTTTCtaagtttattttttttatattttaggtCTTCTAATGAGTTAGTACatcaaaactgaaatatttttgttttttttcagtttttagtaaaaaaaaaaaaaatcacttttttcaAGACTaaataatgtgatgacccaaaatgtcatctttaaatttaataattaattatgtattctaagacctcgaaaagcactatttatcattcctcgacttgagtgcgcagtccgtaaaattttctagaaagtttttatgtgaaaaaatggataaaaatatgaattggagctttaaaactcaattgagttgactttggtcaatattttgagcaaacggactcggatcggtgttttgaaagttccagtaggtccgtatcgtgtttgaattgggacttgggtgtatgccggGAATAAAATTCCGagttccctagcccgagatatggaattttgataaaaaatttaaagtttaagttcaaatagtgaccggatgttgaattatgtgcaaatgaccccggaatagaattttgatgatttcaacaactccgtatggtgattttggacttaggatcatgatcgaaattttatttggaagtccatagtgaaattaggcttgaaacggctaaaataggaatttaaagtttggaagtttgaccagggagttgactttttgatatcagggtcggaatccagctTTGAAaattcatagctctgttatgtcgtttatgacttgcgtacaaaatttgaggttaatcggacttgatttgattggttccggtgttgtttgtagaaattgaaagtttcaaagttcattaggctt of Nicotiana tomentosiformis chromosome 7, ASM39032v3, whole genome shotgun sequence contains these proteins:
- the LOC104086790 gene encoding abscisic acid receptor PYL4-like, yielding MPPNPPKSSLLFQRVNPTTTPTTSAGATTCKKLQRHTPIPCTAQVPESVVKCHTHSVSPNQCCSAMIQRVSAPVSAVWSVVRRFDNPQAYKHFVKSCHVIVGDGDVGTLREVRVISGPPAASSTERLEILDEERHVISFSVVGGDHRLENYRSVTTLHSDPSSCNGSTSTSTIVVESYVVDIPHGNTKEETCVFVDTIVKCNLQSLAQIAENLSRRSMA